The Vibrio coralliilyticus genome segment CATCGCCAGTTGCTCGAAGATGATTGAGGAATCAAGACGGCTCAGCTGCAAGCCCCCCTGATCTTCCGGCGTATACAGGCTGAGAAAACCTAATTCACCTGCAGCTTTAAGTACATCTTTTGGAAACAGCTGCTTTTCATCCCACTCTGCAGCCATCGGCGCTAACTCATCCATCGCAAACTGCTGAGCGGTTTCAGCAAATGCACGTTGGTCTTCATTAAGTTCAAAATCCATTTGTCCTCCCGTTATCGCAGTTGAATGGTTAGGTTTGGCCCTGTCGGGATATCATCATCAAACCAGCGTGACGTGACGGTTTTGGTTTCGGTATAGAATCGAACCGCTTGCTTACCATAAGCATGTAGGTCGCCATAGAAGCTGCCACGCCATCCAGTGAATGAGAAGAACGGCAAAGGCACTGGAATAGGGACATTGATACCCACTTGACCAACTTGAATTTCGTGTTGGTATTTGCGTGCAGCCGCACCGTTTGCGGTGAAAATCGATGTTCCGTTGCCGTATGGGTTGTTATTGATGAGTTCAATCGCCTCTTCTAGTGTCTCGACTTCCAGGCAAACTAAAACAGGACCAAAGATTTCCTGCTCATAAACCGACATATCAGTCGTTACACCTGTGAACAAGGTTGGGCCCAGCCAGTTACCTTCTGGCATGCCTTCAACATGGCACTGAGTTCCGTCTAGTTCACACACAGCCCCTTGCGCTTTGCCTTCTTCAATCAAACTCACCACGCGATTCTTAGCTTCTTTGCTGATCAATGGGCCGTACGCTGCGTTACCATCATCCCATGCACCCGGAGTCATCTTCGCCATTTCCGTTTTAAGATCATCGACCCACTCTTTCGAGCTTCCAACGAACACGGCAACTGAGATTGCCATGCATCGTTGACCAGCCGCGCCAATTGAGCTGCCGACCAAGTTATTAATCACCTGCGCTTTATTGGCGTCTGGCATCACAACCATATGGTTTTTCGCACCAGCGAACGCCTGAACACGTTTATTGAAGTTGGTGCCCGTCTGATAGATGTACTGAGCAACTGGCACAGAGCCTACGAATGACACAGCACGAATCAAAGGATGAACGAGCAGTTTATCGACCTGATTCTTACGGCCATGAACAACCTGAAGAACGCCTTTTGGCGCGCCAGCCTGTTCAAATAGCTCAGCCAAACGCATCGCAGTAAGCGGTACTTGCTCAGAAGGTTTAAGAACAAAGGTGTTCCCTGCGGCGATTGCCAGTGGGAACATCCACAAGGGAATCATGGCTGGGAAGTTAAACGGTGTGATACCACAGCATACCCCTAGCGGTTGAATCATCGAGTAAGTATCAATTTCCGTCGCAACATTTTCGACGGTTTCGCCCATCATATTGCTTGCGATATTCGCGGCTTGTTCAACCACTTCAATACCGCGCCAAACATCACCTTTCGCATCGATCGTAATTTTGCCGGTTTCTTTTGAAAGAAGCTCCGCTAGCTCATCATGGTGCTCTTTAAGTAAGTGCTGATAACGCAACATCAAGCGAGCTCGCTCCGATACCGCAACTTCCTTCCAAGATTTAAATACTTCAGCGGCATTTTGAATTGCTTGCTCAATTTCCTGTTCAGTCGCACAAGGAAGTTTGGCAATGACTTCACTGGTTGCCGGGTTGGTCACCTCAACCCATTCATTGGTCTGTGACTGGCAGAACTCACCGCCAATAAATAAGGGAACTGACTGAGTCATAATGATGTCCTTTTCTTTTATAGTGGGATCTCAATGCCCATTGCGGTTGCTTCACCGCCACCAATACAGAGTGATGCAACACCTCGCACCACGCGTTTGTTGTTCTTGTTTCCATCTGTGCCCAGAGCCTGCAACTGACGAAGGCTATGAATCAGCGTGACAAGAATCCTTGCACCACTGGCACCAATGGGATGGCCTAATGCGCACGCACCGCCTTTCACGTTAACTTTCTCGCTATCGAGGCTGAGCTGTTTGACAGCTATCTGCGTCACCACAGCAAAAGCTTCGTTGATTTCCCATAAATCCACTTCGTCCACCGCCCAATCAAGCTGAGATAGAAGCTGCTCAATCGCGTAAACAGGTGCCAATGTGAATTCAGCAGGAATACGGGCATGCGTTGCATGACCTTTGATAATCGCCAGTGGTTCCAAACCCTGTTGCTTGGCAGTCTGCGCATCCATCACCACAAGAGCGGCAGCCCCGTCGGATATCGCGCTGGAGTTGGCTGCAGTAATCGAACCATCTTTGGCGAATGCGGGCCTTAACTGAGGTATTTTTTCGGGTTTGATTGAGCGTGGTTGCTCATCATAATCAAGCGGAGGATCTTTCTTGAGGACAACAGGGACAATTTCACCGGCAAACAAATCCTGCTGCTGTGCTTCAATGGCTCGGTTAACCGACAAGGTTGCCCACTCATCCATCTGCTCTCGGGTAAATTCAAGCTTATCGGCAATTTGCTGACCAAAAACTCCCATGAGTTCACCTTCATACGCATCCTGCAGACCATCTAAGAACATATGATCGTAGGTCGATTTATGACCCATACGCATCCCAGAGCGTGACTCCTTGAGCAGATACGGCGCATTAGTCATGCTCTCCATACCTCCCGCAACAATGCAATTGGCACTGCCCGCTCGAATAAGGTCGTTTGCTAGCATTACTGCTTTCATACCGGAGCCACAAACTTTATTGATGGTCGTACAACCTACCGCTTTCGGTAGATCAGCCCCTAGAGCCGCTTGTCTCGCTGGCGCTTGCCCACAGCCTGCGGGCAACACACAGCCCATATACACTTCATCGACTAACTCTGGCGATAAAGATTGCTCTTCCATTGCCGCCTTTATCGCGACCGCCCCTAGCTTGGGTGAAGAATATTCAGAAAGCATGCCCTGAAAACGCCCCATTGGCGTTCTCTTCGCTGCAACTATCCAAATCTCTTTCTCTTGCATTGCCTGCTCCTCACAAGATTGTTGAGTAACGGCTTTACTACCTCTGCGACCACAAAGCAGCTAAATTCACGACGCTGCTTTCACTTTTCAAAGCCATTTGTTTTTTGCATGGTTATTTCTTGACGTTTACGTAAGCATAGCACTAACATTTACGTTAACGTAAAGAAACACATTCACAACCTGTAAAATCTTTTTTACCGTCGTAGTGGAAAGTGTGATTGTCTATCACCTGGCAGTTGGGGAGTTTCATCTGGTGGAAACATACAAAATCAGCGAGCTCGCTAAAGAGTTTGATATCACAACAAGAAGTATCCGCTTTTACGAAGATATGGGCCTAATTCAACCTGAGCGCAAAGGCAGTATGCGAGTTTATCAGCGCAGAGACAGGGTTCGTCTTAAGTTGATTTTACGAGGGAAGCGACTTGGTTTTTCATTGGCCGAGATACGCGACTTGTTAGAGCTTTACGATACTAATCAAATAGATACCCAGTTGATTAAGATGCTCAAAATCATTGATGAGAAGGAAGATGTACTCAAACGTCAACTTGAGGACATCACCATCGTCCTTGACGATTTGAATACCGCTCGCCAACGATGTGAAGAAGCGTTGCAGCGTTCACAAGCCAGCTAAAGCGCTTCTCGAGACATCATTAATCCGCCAGGGATCGTAACCAGCAAAAACCGCTGAATCGGAGGCGATATGATATCTCAGTACACCCCCCTCAACTTTGGGCTCGATGAGTCTGTGAATATGTTGCGGGAACACGTGAATGCTTTTGCCCGCGAGCACATTGCACCTATCGCGGCCAAAGTGGACGAGGAAAACCAATTCCCGAACCACTTATGGTCGCTAATGGGTGAAATGGGCTTGCTTGGCGTGACCATAGACGAACAATATGGTGGCGCCGCAATGGGCTATTTAGCACACGTGGTAGCCATGGAAGAGATAAGCCGTGCGTCTGCTTCTGTTGCACTTAGTTATGGTGCTCATTCTAACCTGTGTGTGAATCAGATTTTCCGCAACGGAAATGCTGTTCAAAGAGAAAAATACCTACCTAAATTAATCGATGGCTCCTACATTGGTGCGCTAGCAATGAGCGAACCCAATGCAGGTTCAGACGTTGTCAGTATGCAGCTCAAAGCCGAATTAAACGGCGATCATTATGTGCTGAATGGCACTAAAATGTGGATCACCAACGGCCCAGATGCGGACGTACTCGTCGTCTATGCTAAAACCAACCCTAGCGCGGCTTCACGAGGCATCACCGCTTTCATCATCGAACGTGATTTTGAAGGGTTCAGTCACGCTCAAAAGCTCGACAAACTCGGCATGCGAGGCTCAAACACCTGCGAGCTGGTTTTCAACAACTGCAAAGTACCCGTTGAAAACGTACTTGGTGAAGTAAATCAAGGCGTCAAAGTCTTAATGAGTGGCTTAGATTACGAGCGCGTGGTACTGGCTGCTGGCCCATTAGGCATCATGCAGGCTTGTTTGGACCTTGTTGTGCCTTACGTTCATGACCGTAAGCAATTTGGTCAGTCCATCGGTGAGTTCCAGTTAGTTCAAGCCAAGGTGGCGGATATGTACACCCGTGCCAACGCAGCACGCGCTTATGTCTATACCGTTGCCGCTGCCTGTGACCGCGGTGAAACAACAAGAAAAGATGCCGCTGGCGCGATTCTTTACAGCGCCGAATTAGCAACACAGCTTGCACTCGATGCCATCCAGCTGCTAGGCGGTAATGGATACATCAATGAATTCCCTGCCGGTCGCTTATTAAGAGACGCCAAACTCTATGAAATTGGCGCAGGTACTTCTGAAATTCGCAGGATGCTTATCGGGCGTGAACTGTTTGAAGAGTCACGCTAACGAGGATGTTATGGCAATCATAAAAACTAAAATCAAAACCGACTCTCCCCTGTTCACTAAAAATCAGCAAGCGATGAGTGGACTGGTCGAAAAATTGAACGCAGATGTTGAATCCATCAAACAAGGTGGTGGCGCTAGGGCTGTCGAAAGGCAGCGAAAGAAAGGAAAACTTCCGGTACGAGAACGAATTAATCTTCTGCTCGATCAAGGATCAGACTTTTTAGAAGTCGGTCAGTTCGCAGCGTGGAATGTTTATGAAGAATCAATCCCTTGTGCAGGTGTCGTTGCAGGTATCGGCAAAATAAAAGGGGTTACCTGTATGGTGCTGGCCAACGACCCATCAGTCAAAGGCGGTACCTACTACCCACTGACAGTGAAAAAACACCTCAGAGCACAAGAAATCGCTGAACGCTGCCACTTACCCTGTGTTTATCTGGTCGACTCTGGTGGCGCGAACTTACCTCACCAAGCTGAGGTGTTCCCAGACAAAGACCATTTTGGGCGTATTTTCTTTAATCAAGCACGCATGTCTGCCAAGGGTATACCACAAATAGCGGTTGTTCTTGGGCCTTGTACCGCAGGTGGCGCTTATATTCCGGCGATGGCAGATGTCTCTGTCATCGTGAAAAAACAAGGCACCATTTTCCTTGCCGGACCTCCTTTAGTTAAGGCGGCTACAGGTGAAATCGTGACGGACGAAGAACTCGGCGGTGCAGATGTTCATTGCCGTAAATCAGGGGTTGCAGACTACTACGCAGAAAATGAGCAACAAGCTTTCCATATGGCGCGAGAAGCACTTGCAAGCAGCAATCAAGAACCTGTGATACCCCAGACGGAAAAGGTGTTGCCACCACGTCTACCCGCTGAAGATATCTACGGCATCGTCAATGCCGATCTGCGCTTGTCTTTCGATGTAAGAGAAGTGATTGCGCGCATTGTTGATGATTCCGACTTCGATGAATTTAAAGCCCTGTTTGGCACAACACTAGTGTGTGGCTTTGCTCGTATCGAGGGCAAACTGATTGGTATTGTCGCCAACAACGGCATCTTGTTTGCGGAATCAGCGCAGAAAGGCGCCCACTTTATCGAGTTGTGTGCCAAGCGAAAAATTCCATTGCTGTTCCTACAGAACATTACGGGATTCATGGTTGGCAAAAAAGTTGAGGAAGGTGGCATCGCCAAACATGGCGCCAAACTCGTCATGGCAGTGGCTTGTGCTGATGTGCCTAAGTTCACCATCATCATTGGCGGCTCATACGGAGCGGGCAACTACGGTATGTGCGGTCGAGCTTATGAGCCAACGATGATGTGGATGTGGCCTAACGCTCGCATCTCAGTAATGGGCGGTGAGCAAGCAGCTGGCGTGCTCACCCAAGTGAAACGTGAAGTCCTGAAACGCCAAGGCGAACCTTGGTCAGAAATGGAAGAAGGTCAGTTCAGGCAAACCATCGTTGATCAGTATGAAGAACAAGGCCATCCATACTACGCAAGTGCTCGCCTCTGGGATGATGGCATCATTGATCCTAAAGAAACTCGACATGTTCTCGCCCAAGCGCTCACCGCGACAGAACATGCTCCGATGCCTGATAGCCATTTCGGTATCTTTAGAATGTAGGAGCCTGACATGACCACTCTGAAAGATACCGACTATCTCACTTGCAACGTCGATACGTTCGGCGTTGCCAATCTGTCACTTAACCGGCCAGACAAGCACAATGCGTTCAACGCGCAGGTTATCGAACAGTTAATAGAATCGATTAACTCACTGGCACAGCGGTCGGATGTTAGATGCTTAGTGTTACGTGGTAATGGAAAGCATTTCTCCGCTGGCGCTGATCTTGGCTGGATGCAGTCAATGGTAGGTAAAAGTGAGCAGGAAAATCAGCAAGATGCGTCAAGACTTGCTCAGTTGATGCGCTGCTTGGATAACTTCCCTCACCCTACTCTCGCTGTTGTTCATGGCTGTGCGTTTGGTGGAGCTCTGGGGCTCATCTGTTGCTGTGATGTCGCGATTGCTGATCATAGCGCCTTGTTCTGTCTCAGCGAAGTAAAGCTAGGATTGGTACCAGCGACCATCGGCCCCTATGTGAAACGTGCGATCGGTGCTCGCCAATCGAGACGCTACATGCTGACTGCAGAACGCTTTGGCGCCAACAAAGCGGTTGAGATTGGTTTAATTCATGAAGCTGTTGAAGCCAGCGAACTGGAGAAAACCGTCACTGAAATGGTAAATCAGTGGCAGCTCAATAGCCCTGCTGCTCTAACACAAACCAAAGCTCTGATTCGCGAGTGTGATTCTCAGGCGCTTGACGATGCTTTAATTGAATACACCAGTCAATTAATCGCAAAAGTCAGGGTGTCTGAACAAGGGCAAGAAGGTCTTAAAGCTTTCTTTGATAAGCGACCACCAAATTGGGCAATGGGAGGCCGTAAATGACGACGACCTCGTTACTGCCAGAGTCAGTCAAGATAGTCGAAGTAGGTCCTCGCGACGGTTTGCAAAATGAGGAATTGGTTTCTACAAAAGTGAAAGTTTCACTTATTAATCAACTGTCCTGCTGCGGTTTAACACACATTGAGGCGGGTTCCTTTGTTTCGCCAAAATGGGTACCACAAATGTCAGATTCGATGGAGGTGATGTCTCAAATCACTCGTATAACAGGAGTGACTTACTCGGTGCTGACTCCCAATCTGAGAGGCTTCGAACAAGCCCTAAACACCAGTGCCGATGAAGTCGCGGTATTCACATCGGCTTCAGAAGGTTTCTGTCAGAAGAACATCAACTGTTCTATTGAAGAAAGCCTGGAAAGATTTCGCCCAGTGGTGGCTCAAGCAAAAGACAAAGGCATTCCGGTTAGAGGTTACTTATCCTGTATCGTCGATTGCCCTTATGACGGCCCAACCGAGCCCAGTCAGGTCGCCAAGGTTGCTCAAGCACTGCTTGATCTTGGTTGCTATGAAGTGTCTCTTGGAGACACGATTGGTACGGGTACGCCAGTACGAATTGCGAACATGCTCAACGCGGTTTTTGAGCGAGTGCCTTCACAACAGGTCGCTGTTCATTTCCATGACACTTGGGGACAAGCGCTTGCCAATATATACCAAGCTCTTCAAATGGGCGTTCGTGTTGTAGATAGCAGCGTAGCAGGTTTAGGGGGATGCCCTTATGCCGCAGGCGCTTCTGGTAACGTAGCGACAGAAGATGTGGTTTACCTTTGCCAAGGTTTAGGGATTGAAACAGGCGTAGATCTAAACCGTCTCGCTCAGGCTGGATGGGAAATCAGCGACGCCTTAGCGCGCCAGCCGACTTCCAAAGTTTCACTGGCTTTGCGTAGCTAACAAACTCTCTCTATTTTTGGGCTGATAGGATTGAAGTAACAAGCAAACCATTATCAGCCCAATTCCTCCCCACCCTGACACGCCAATATGCTCTCCGACTACGACTACGGCAAATACTGCTGCTACAGCAGGCTCAAACAGCGTCAACAAACTCGCTTTGCTGGCAGACACCGTTTTTAACCCATAACCAAAGCAGACATAGCCAAGAAACATTGGAACAAACGCCATGTACAAAGCGACGGATGTATTTATTGGTGTCGCAAACAAATTACCACCAGTAAAAAACAATGAAGGTAACAACAATAGTGAACCCAGCCCGAAAATACTCCCCATCGCAGATTTGGAATGTATGCCTTCAGTGATGAGCATTTTGGCTGCCCACGCGTAAGTGGCATAGGTGAAACCCGCAAGCAATCCGAGCGCTATTCCTATGAATTTCATGTGTTGAATATCAGTTTGTGTGGAAGTTGATGTCTCTGATAGAGTCAGTAAAAGGATACCAGTTGCGCCCACGATGAGGCTTATCACCCAGCGGGTATCGATTGTTTTCTCTTTGCCAAACAGGCACTCCAGAAATGCAACGAAGAATGGCGCACTCGCGATAGAGACTACCGTCCCAATCGCCACACCGGCCATTCTCATAGAGCTATAAAACGCGAGAGGGTAAACGGCCAAAGCAAGTGCTCCGGTCAACAAAATAGCTTTATTGGATTTCAATATGCGCCGATCTTTTCTGATCGTGTTGCAAGCAAACAGAGCCAGGAGAAGTCCACCCACACCCATAGAAAAAGCACCAATAGCCAACGGGCTTATATCAGGCGCATACGTGGCTGCGGTACCAGTCGTCCCCCACAATAAAGAAGCAAACAGGATGACCAGAACTCCAAGATGTCCATTGTGTGTTTTTAGCGTCTGACTCATAGCTGTCTCTTTGTATTTATCATTTTGATAAGCACAGCTTAAACAAGCAAAGAGCATAAGACTTTGCAGAAAAGACACTTTACTTGATTTTATAGACTCAATTTCATCAACCACGTAGCTCTCGGGGAGACAGCCCAAATGATAATGAAAAACGTCGGCTAAAGGCTGACAGGTCAGCGTACCCGACTCTCTCAGCTATTAACTGAACTGGGATATCCGTATGCGTGAGGAGTGCCTTGGCTTTTTCCATTCTTTGCTTGGTCACGTATTGCAGAACACTTAATCCAGTGGATTGTTTAAAGATCTTTTTAAACTGCGTCGGGCTCAAACAGGCGACCTTAGCTAAGTTATCTACCGTAATCTCTCTGGCTAGGTCTTCCTCGATATGATGCAGCACGGCTCTAACCCTATGATCAAGTTGCTGCCCGGCCTGTTGTTCCGCCAATAGCTTCATAAACATGTCGACCATTGGCTCTTCGATGGTAGGGGTTACCCGATGCTGAAGCTGAGATTCAACAAATGTTAGGTAGGACTGAAGTGGTGAAGAAATCGGAAAAACCAGAGTGTCCATATTCAACAAATTCTCTGGCATGGTGTTTAAATCAGCGACAATGAAACGCGCAGCCTCTTTAGCGCGAAAATGGTGAAAAGTGTTGGCCTGTATCACCACGCACTCACCGACCGACACTTTTCCTTGATAGCCTTCCAGCTCAATAATGATGGTACCTAAAATAGGAAGCACAAGTTGATGATGTTCATGAGCATGGCCTCTACGTTGACGGGTATAGGCTCGAATGGTGAGATTGTTTTCCAACATCGGACTGGGTTCACTCCACAAAGTGAGACTGATAAAACTTAGGTGTCACAGCAAGTTTCTTTTTAAAATGTCGCTGAAAATGCGCTTGATCTGAGAAGCCTAGATTGTTGGCAACATCAACAATATCTTCTCCAGACTTGAGCATCACTTTCGCACGCTTTATCTTTTCGTCCATAAGATAAGCGTATGGCGGTAACCCATACTGGTCCTTGAAAGCACGTAGAAGCTGATACCGGCTCATTCCCACTTCCTCTGCTAACGCTTCTAGGGAATGGGAGTTACTCAGTTCATCCATTAACTTCTCGCGCACCACCGCAAGACTCGACAAGCCGGTCTTTGCCATCGGTTTAACTCTCTGTCGAGAACTAAGCTCAATAAAATCATATAAACAAGATTGAGCTAACAACACATTTTCTTCGCTCTGAAGCGCGGAAAAAAGAGTCAAATATCGTTGCTGAAATTCCGGATGACGCTCTAAATCGTTTTCAAAAGCTAGGTAGTCATATCGTTGATTCGAACTCATTTCTCGCTGAATTTCACCCATTTCCAGCGCATCAACAAACAACATACTATAGGACCATGTACCTTGGTGTGGATTACACGAATGAATATCTGCAGGGTTAATAGTAACGATATCCCCCTGCCCAATTTGATGTGTATTGCGCCGATTTCGGTAATCTGCACGGCCCTGATTGATAATGCCAAATGAAAATTCATCATGGGAGTGAGCGTCATAACATGCCGTCGACTGATTGGCGACACGTAGCTCGATCCATGGAAGAACCGTACTCTGTTTGAAGCTCGCACTTTTATCTTTCTTCATTCTCTCACCATCGCATTCAGAGCCAAATCATCACGACAGACGCGCATAACATCATTGCCATGAATCTATTAAATTGGCGGTGAGCTCTTGGATTTGCAAGTCGATTCGCTAAAACACGGCCAATCATCGCCCATATGCCAACCCCGATCACACAGACTAATAATGAAACCAGAGTAAAGAGCCACAAGGAATATTGTTCATTTTCCTGCCCTATTACATAAAGACTTACGCCGGACATCGCTACCAACCATGCCTTAGGGTTGAGTATTTGAGTCAAACTTCCGGTCACCCAGCCGGAACTCTTCCCTTGTTGAACAGTGACACCTTGTACCGGCGCTGCAAAGATTTGGTAAGCAAGGTAAAACAAGAAGCTACTTCCAACTAACTGCATCCAAAACTCAAGCTTCGGTAACGTCGAAGCCAGTGTTTGCATCATCTGCCCGGTACCAAACACGACAGCAGCATACGCTATCGATGCGCCCAGAACGTGCTTTGACGCAGCCCTTAGCCCATCATTTACCGCAGTAGTTGTCGCTAATAAATT includes the following:
- a CDS encoding MerR family transcriptional regulator, with protein sequence METYKISELAKEFDITTRSIRFYEDMGLIQPERKGSMRVYQRRDRVRLKLILRGKRLGFSLAEIRDLLELYDTNQIDTQLIKMLKIIDEKEDVLKRQLEDITIVLDDLNTARQRCEEALQRSQAS
- a CDS encoding carboxyl transferase domain-containing protein; this translates as MAIIKTKIKTDSPLFTKNQQAMSGLVEKLNADVESIKQGGGARAVERQRKKGKLPVRERINLLLDQGSDFLEVGQFAAWNVYEESIPCAGVVAGIGKIKGVTCMVLANDPSVKGGTYYPLTVKKHLRAQEIAERCHLPCVYLVDSGGANLPHQAEVFPDKDHFGRIFFNQARMSAKGIPQIAVVLGPCTAGGAYIPAMADVSVIVKKQGTIFLAGPPLVKAATGEIVTDEELGGADVHCRKSGVADYYAENEQQAFHMAREALASSNQEPVIPQTEKVLPPRLPAEDIYGIVNADLRLSFDVREVIARIVDDSDFDEFKALFGTTLVCGFARIEGKLIGIVANNGILFAESAQKGAHFIELCAKRKIPLLFLQNITGFMVGKKVEEGGIAKHGAKLVMAVACADVPKFTIIIGGSYGAGNYGMCGRAYEPTMMWMWPNARISVMGGEQAAGVLTQVKREVLKRQGEPWSEMEEGQFRQTIVDQYEEQGHPYYASARLWDDGIIDPKETRHVLAQALTATEHAPMPDSHFGIFRM
- a CDS encoding enoyl-CoA hydratase/isomerase family protein: MTTLKDTDYLTCNVDTFGVANLSLNRPDKHNAFNAQVIEQLIESINSLAQRSDVRCLVLRGNGKHFSAGADLGWMQSMVGKSEQENQQDASRLAQLMRCLDNFPHPTLAVVHGCAFGGALGLICCCDVAIADHSALFCLSEVKLGLVPATIGPYVKRAIGARQSRRYMLTAERFGANKAVEIGLIHEAVEASELEKTVTEMVNQWQLNSPAALTQTKALIRECDSQALDDALIEYTSQLIAKVRVSEQGQEGLKAFFDKRPPNWAMGGRK
- a CDS encoding helix-turn-helix transcriptional regulator → MKKDKSASFKQSTVLPWIELRVANQSTACYDAHSHDEFSFGIINQGRADYRNRRNTHQIGQGDIVTINPADIHSCNPHQGTWSYSMLFVDALEMGEIQREMSSNQRYDYLAFENDLERHPEFQQRYLTLFSALQSEENVLLAQSCLYDFIELSSRQRVKPMAKTGLSSLAVVREKLMDELSNSHSLEALAEEVGMSRYQLLRAFKDQYGLPPYAYLMDEKIKRAKVMLKSGEDIVDVANNLGFSDQAHFQRHFKKKLAVTPKFYQSHFVE
- a CDS encoding isovaleryl-CoA dehydrogenase yields the protein MISQYTPLNFGLDESVNMLREHVNAFAREHIAPIAAKVDEENQFPNHLWSLMGEMGLLGVTIDEQYGGAAMGYLAHVVAMEEISRASASVALSYGAHSNLCVNQIFRNGNAVQREKYLPKLIDGSYIGALAMSEPNAGSDVVSMQLKAELNGDHYVLNGTKMWITNGPDADVLVVYAKTNPSAASRGITAFIIERDFEGFSHAQKLDKLGMRGSNTCELVFNNCKVPVENVLGEVNQGVKVLMSGLDYERVVLAAGPLGIMQACLDLVVPYVHDRKQFGQSIGEFQLVQAKVADMYTRANAARAYVYTVAAACDRGETTRKDAAGAILYSAELATQLALDAIQLLGGNGYINEFPAGRLLRDAKLYEIGAGTSEIRRMLIGRELFEESR
- a CDS encoding hydroxymethylglutaryl-CoA lyase — translated: MTTTSLLPESVKIVEVGPRDGLQNEELVSTKVKVSLINQLSCCGLTHIEAGSFVSPKWVPQMSDSMEVMSQITRITGVTYSVLTPNLRGFEQALNTSADEVAVFTSASEGFCQKNINCSIEESLERFRPVVAQAKDKGIPVRGYLSCIVDCPYDGPTEPSQVAKVAQALLDLGCYEVSLGDTIGTGTPVRIANMLNAVFERVPSQQVAVHFHDTWGQALANIYQALQMGVRVVDSSVAGLGGCPYAAGASGNVATEDVVYLCQGLGIETGVDLNRLAQAGWEISDALARQPTSKVSLALRS
- a CDS encoding CoA-acylating methylmalonate-semialdehyde dehydrogenase produces the protein MTQSVPLFIGGEFCQSQTNEWVEVTNPATSEVIAKLPCATEQEIEQAIQNAAEVFKSWKEVAVSERARLMLRYQHLLKEHHDELAELLSKETGKITIDAKGDVWRGIEVVEQAANIASNMMGETVENVATEIDTYSMIQPLGVCCGITPFNFPAMIPLWMFPLAIAAGNTFVLKPSEQVPLTAMRLAELFEQAGAPKGVLQVVHGRKNQVDKLLVHPLIRAVSFVGSVPVAQYIYQTGTNFNKRVQAFAGAKNHMVVMPDANKAQVINNLVGSSIGAAGQRCMAISVAVFVGSSKEWVDDLKTEMAKMTPGAWDDGNAAYGPLISKEAKNRVVSLIEEGKAQGAVCELDGTQCHVEGMPEGNWLGPTLFTGVTTDMSVYEQEIFGPVLVCLEVETLEEAIELINNNPYGNGTSIFTANGAAARKYQHEIQVGQVGINVPIPVPLPFFSFTGWRGSFYGDLHAYGKQAVRFYTETKTVTSRWFDDDIPTGPNLTIQLR
- a CDS encoding DMT family transporter, with the protein product MSQTLKTHNGHLGVLVILFASLLWGTTGTAATYAPDISPLAIGAFSMGVGGLLLALFACNTIRKDRRILKSNKAILLTGALALAVYPLAFYSSMRMAGVAIGTVVSIASAPFFVAFLECLFGKEKTIDTRWVISLIVGATGILLLTLSETSTSTQTDIQHMKFIGIALGLLAGFTYATYAWAAKMLITEGIHSKSAMGSIFGLGSLLLLPSLFFTGGNLFATPINTSVALYMAFVPMFLGYVCFGYGLKTVSASKASLLTLFEPAVAAVFAVVVVGEHIGVSGWGGIGLIMVCLLLQSYQPKNRESLLATQSQ
- a CDS encoding AraC family transcriptional regulator, whose translation is MLENNLTIRAYTRQRRGHAHEHHQLVLPILGTIIIELEGYQGKVSVGECVVIQANTFHHFRAKEAARFIVADLNTMPENLLNMDTLVFPISSPLQSYLTFVESQLQHRVTPTIEEPMVDMFMKLLAEQQAGQQLDHRVRAVLHHIEEDLAREITVDNLAKVACLSPTQFKKIFKQSTGLSVLQYVTKQRMEKAKALLTHTDIPVQLIAERVGYADLSAFSRRFSLSFGLSPRELRG
- a CDS encoding LysE family translocator, which encodes MENLILAMVVFAFVGAVTPGPVNLLATTTAVNDGLRAASKHVLGASIAYAAVVFGTGQMMQTLASTLPKLEFWMQLVGSSFLFYLAYQIFAAPVQGVTVQQGKSSGWVTGSLTQILNPKAWLVAMSGVSLYVIGQENEQYSLWLFTLVSLLVCVIGVGIWAMIGRVLANRLANPRAHRQFNRFMAMMLCASVVMIWL
- a CDS encoding acetyl-CoA C-acyltransferase gives rise to the protein MQEKEIWIVAAKRTPMGRFQGMLSEYSSPKLGAVAIKAAMEEQSLSPELVDEVYMGCVLPAGCGQAPARQAALGADLPKAVGCTTINKVCGSGMKAVMLANDLIRAGSANCIVAGGMESMTNAPYLLKESRSGMRMGHKSTYDHMFLDGLQDAYEGELMGVFGQQIADKLEFTREQMDEWATLSVNRAIEAQQQDLFAGEIVPVVLKKDPPLDYDEQPRSIKPEKIPQLRPAFAKDGSITAANSSAISDGAAALVVMDAQTAKQQGLEPLAIIKGHATHARIPAEFTLAPVYAIEQLLSQLDWAVDEVDLWEINEAFAVVTQIAVKQLSLDSEKVNVKGGACALGHPIGASGARILVTLIHSLRQLQALGTDGNKNNKRVVRGVASLCIGGGEATAMGIEIPL